atattctcacACCTAAGCTTATTGTGATGGTGACAAATTCCATATTTTTGCTATCCAGCTCTATGAAGGACAAAgggctttatatatatatatatacaccgtGTAACATAGTAACTCTTTTCATTGTGATGAAGCACCAACATTAGTAAATCCAGATATTGTATAATTGGGAGGAAAATATGTTGGTCTAAAGATGTTGAATCTTATGCCTTAAATTATCTCAGATATGGCTATTCCAAAGAAAGATTTGTTTGGTCTTTGATATCTGCTGTCGGTATATTCTGTCTTGGCTCTGGAGCTACAATTATTCATGGCATTCAAAACTTGTGGACTTCTCTGGTAATGTATCACGgcaattgttaaaaaaaaatcattttactaAATGACATTATTTTTCCAAGGATATCTGATGTAAAATTAGCATTTTCTTTTCAGCCTCCTGAACATATAGAGTATGCTGCTTTAGTGATTGGTGGGTCATTCATCATAGAAGGTGGGATTCTCATTTTACATGTTTGGCCTGCTGGACTTATTACAAATAAGTTTTTCATTACTCGTTTATACTTATAGTTATTAGATTGAATATTGCTTTTGTTTCAGGTGCTTCTCTTGTTGTGGCCATCCATGCTGTTAGAAAAGGTGCTGCTGCAGAAGGAATGAAAGTGAGAGATTACATCTGGCGAGGTCATGATCCAACGTCTGTTGCTGTCATGACAGAGGTTATAGCTTGCTAATTTTGGTAGTTCACATTCTCGAGTTTATTAAGAGTGAAGTAGCATAGAGTAAAGATTCATAATGATTGGAAACATCTCAGTTGAAGTTGGTATTGCTATGCATTCATCTGATGCTACATTTCATGTCATATTTGTTGATATTTGAGGGCATAGATATTTATAATGTGACAGTGGAACATACTAAAGGCAGAAGAATTGTTTTCTTCCAGCTAttgtgaattatatttttgttgtacAGCATTGTAGGAGAAAATCAGATGTTTCTATAAGAGATGGTATTTGCTTGTATTTAGAAATTTCGCTGAAGGCTTGACTGCTATAACTGTCATTTTGTTGGAGACCATAAGCAAGAAAACAATATTCTCAAGTTATGTTGGTGATCTTTACATCGATTTCAATTATGCAGGATGGTGCCGCCGTTACTGGACTGGTCATTGCTGCTGCATCACTGGTGGCTGTCAATGCCACTGGAAATGCAATTTATGATCCCATAGGTTCAATTATAGTGGGCAACCTTTTGGGCATGGtatgtatttattaactttGTGGCACCAACTCCTGATCTGCATTTTTGAAGATTACTGTTCTTAAGAATGTCAAGGAATTAAAAGAAGCACTAGCATATAGTTGTATACAATTGGtcattaattgtttttaattttttatttggatTAACGTATAAATGGTTAGAAAATAATCAATCATTAAAGCTTATAGGATGGTTTTTAGATTGCAGAAtagttttttagaaaataatcaatcatcaatcattaaagattttaataGAGTAAATCTCAGTGCCATGTTAACTACCTATTGGGATTCGTGTGTCGGAGAAGAACTTGCTCAATGACTATGGAAAATAGTGGGAATGAGAATTTTGCAACTTACGTGTAACAATTTGAAGgccaattaaaatttttcttcctTATTCGTCTTTGCAAGATTGAAGAATGGGGAACAGCTGTTGTGAATTTGTGATATTGAGCCTTAATTTATGACGTATACAATGCAGGTCGCAATATTTCTGATTCAGAGGAATCGTCATGCTTTGATTGGTAGAGCGATTGATAACCATGATATGGAGCGAGTTCTTCACTTTCTCCAAAATGACCCGGTACTTGGAAATACGAACTCCTAATTTTCTTGCTTGTAACAAATGATATGCAGACTGAACGTATGG
The Primulina tabacum isolate GXHZ01 chromosome 9, ASM2559414v2, whole genome shotgun sequence DNA segment above includes these coding regions:
- the LOC142555979 gene encoding metal tolerance protein C4-like isoform X2, whose amino-acid sequence is MLAEVVHSAADFANQALLAYGLSSSRRAPDALHPYGYSKERFVWSLISAVGIFCLGSGATIIHGIQNLWTSLPPEHIEYAALVIGGSFIIEGASLVVAIHAVRKGAAAEGMKVRDYIWRGHDPTSVAVMTEDGAAVTGLVIAAASLVAVNATGNAIYDPIGSIIVGNLLGMVAIFLIQRNRHALIGRAIDNHDMERVLHFLQNDPVVDSVYDCKSEVIGPGFFRFKAEIDFNGVVLVQNYLKRTGREEWAKQFREAAKQGDDSALLKIMSNYGEEVVTALGSEVDRLEKEIQEIVPGIRHVDIEAHNPIL